TAAACAACTCTTTCCACCAATAACTTATGCATCTAACACTTTCAGCTGGCCGACTATTTATATAGGTTAAATCAACTATCAAACAACTATTTTAAACTGATCAGTAATTAATAACAATAGATTCATATTTCCCAGTTTGTAGATCCCAAACAACTATTATTCCACTGTAAAACAACTTGTAAACAACAGTTTCAGAATAAAACACTGTAGCAACTATTTATATgccttaatatttattttcatgcaaaccgttgttgtttttttctcagcttcatcaatatttcattattatttcaatttaatccagttttcatcaattaatatcaaatttcTATTCATCTACACTAAAAAATTTTTTCACGTTCATGAAAAAATTTGTTTACCTTCAATTCTCCTTCTGATTCAATCATGGGTGAGTTTCTTTGATTTCCAGCTCTCCTTCTACTCGGTTCTTCTCCTCTGATCGCGATTTCTTTGTTCAATGattgttgtttttgagttttttttgtacatcaatggaggtttcctggtttttttttttttttccttttcgttTTTGATTTTGGATTGTCGGGATTCAGCTGGTTTCCTAGGAGTTCTACATTTTGGATTGAATTTAATTTTGCTGGTTTTGGAAGAAAAATGGTTGAGATTGGGTTGTTGGGGTTGGACGGCTGGGTCACGAAGAATGGTGCGGCTGGTCACGAAGAAGATGGAGTTTCCGTTTCTCAgccggtatttttgtaattaccaACTTTTTAGtttccatttttgtttatttccttttttggggtcataaatgtaaatttcatctatttttagtctataatagaaaaaatctctaattcaattctaaatatcataattaaattaattaatttttttaaaaattaattcatgatattagtgtaatttgaatttgaaaatagtaaatatctattttttttgcttaattatctatcttatttttaaatttgattatatcttatcttatttttaaatttaaggtcagattttaaatttttaaattaaatatttttttttaaataatttgaccttatttaaatttaaaataagataactataatcatgatattttaaatagatgtaagatattttgctaacttttaaattttgttattttatttatttaaattaaatcacaaaatctgaaaaagatattcatttatattttttaattttttatttaatttttatttataaaataactttaaattttttaaaagtagttagcaaattttgaaatgatatttaggttagttgaaacctaatttttcaaaattgtaggtttaattttaaatattattttattattaattttgaaaatatttatatattatttctaattttcgaaaattaaatattttttttatttatttaattattttttcgaaatttaattatttaaaagtaaataaatcctacatccaactatccagctaaccttgttgcaggagtatgtgttttagcttgtttgtaagttttataaaacctattattgcttgattgcaaatagccatggttaacttgttgacagatcaaatgatctgattttaactcatggctcccttggtcaagtaaataatttgtaacaggtaattttcacaatcttctttcatctgtgtatgacctagcaacatgataggatccattcaaattgtatgcctgtgtgagcctatatgtttaattttgttatagatgcatataggttgttgttgctaaataaaatatcatagtttttgatagattttatttaggcccatctagttttgggcctattcaattaataacagttgttcactttaaggttaaattcctctcttttgggccttgtgtgagagttgggagccatagtagtgggtacgacatactgaacccagccccccctcacatgaaccaccccaattgtgaaggcccatttgcctgatttgaataactgtactaggttaattaaattagtttaacctaataaaattgattagcaacataattaatttcatttattttgaaattaatttaagaaaaccatagtttaaagaattttattttaagctaaactatatgtattttcttgtatttaattaaatatagaattataaccatctagattctttctgaagcttaatttaaatttctcaTTAAATATTCCCATTTAAGTTCaaaattagttatctataactaatcagcttaaatctgaatatcttttggatttaaaatttcaaaattaagttgaggaattttaggaattggttattaagattctttagatattttttaaggtgatattttttcaaatattaacttaaaatggaatattatcaaattaagtggttacaacttaatttttgatatttagttaaatttaaatttgaaaatatttaagttctaaattttttctaatacaacttaaattagatattttttcaaattttgtggaaaagatacttagtcaaataagatattttctagatagttatttctagactacttattatttctaatattaaataggaaaatattatacattgtgaaattaattatttaaataattaattttggtacaatttattttaagtatatttctcctagtattaaactagagattaataattaaccttctctacacttaattatttatttcttgaatttaatacatttaattaaattgaaaattaaatatctaagttgattttcatcatgatacttaaatatttttttttcatgacacttaattaaatagaaaattatttttagttgaaatttattttttcaacttatatttaaataattttcagcatatatatattttctttattttattaatcaattttcgaaattgcatttcataatgcaagatgattttgaatttatcttgaaaaatagattaagttgtaaattaattatttattttaaataattcttggaccaacttaaatcaatgattttttcatttattgattaatttaaaataaatgaattaaagtatatgtaatatccgctaaccccgaaagggtatttttgtaattttatttagctgagagtattttttttatgttacatatttatggatttaaatatgtatgggattatttttatgatgatataatatttgattttattggcatgtgtataatgcctaatagatacatatgtgtggatattgttatatgggtatattattattattattattattattattattattattatacgtattattattattattattattattattattattattattattattattattattattattattattattatcattattattattattattattattatgattattattattattattattattattattattattattattattattattattattattattattattaacagtaTGCGATACGTATACACGAACGAATCGGAACCGAAcgcctattttggtggaatgggaatcgctccacttcggttcaatgcgatattttgcttgggtttaaacacgatagaaattaggttttaaactctattttcgttcacccaaaacagagaaccaacgagagagagagagagcacgtatacggcgtatacggTACCGAAAACTTTCGTTTCTTCAAGTGGAGTGAAATctgggtgaacgtgggggtttgggatcacttatatacgacctaaggaagctttttaacgtggtataaggggcggaagtcgtcgttttgagattcgccatttttgaagcttcaaaggtgcggcttagttacggactcgaattcgaacgtgtttaagcttgttcttgggtcaagggaggttatatttgagtgcatgggaccctaaggattgtttttgacgtaagaaaacgaagctttaacgtccaaaacgaaaatccaaaattttggactccattaaagacggtacaccgccaacgaagaagacaaccccgatctgccctctcggaccacttttcttgatcgttttgaggtcttgagcattgtggagagcttccccaatcgaaaagacgcttcaagagccatcggagacaaagttacactttaccggcgacgaaaccgacgagaactcCGGCGACACTCCATTCAGGGGTTTCTGGAGGttatttttcgattttctttcagttcttgacttgtgctaggtgttcttaggcctactatgaagtttgataattttcttgcaattatttgatttattatgaattatttggtttatttgttgaattaattatgaaaaatacttagattactcagaaaaatctaaatatattttatatgattagttatgagatataaactattgaaaaattggtagattcgaatttcggttaattttgtatttttcatgaattatttgtgttatttattaaattaattatgaaaaatacttagggtgctcagaaaaatctagatttattttatatgatggactatgatatataaacggttataaaattggtagattaAATTTTCAGgcaattatgtatttttcatgaattattgatgttatttcttattttaattatgaaaaatacctaggttgcttagaaaattcaaagaaaattaattatgacttactacagattataaagtgtattagaagagttagatttggtttttaattatttttggtatttttcatgaatttacttaattaatgcttaagttaattatgaaaaatagataagtgtagttaaaatagtaaaatgtatttttgaaataccaTTTACTGTCTATGATATAAAAAGGAATATGTTTTATTATCTATTGGTTgttgtaggtatttattataattattggtgattaattaactatttatttggactttaataagaataaatagtattttagtaaattttacgtaaaaatgtgttgtatgaattcatgttttacgttaagaatgtttgtttgagtccatgtaatatgtttgtgtgaatcaaaataataaatgcttatgtatggtgtgtcatgcaagtaaaatggacctatgtgttacgtatttttacgtaagtttctgtatgagtttagagattcatacttgaatgtattttgagtgtattgttgtgttaatgaatgtttaggatcttgttctcaacaaggaaagtcgttgaggtgctcgaggtagcaagtgtggtcttagcaactgaggtaagaagagtggacatctgtacacagggtgtatgttatgcatacaacttgggttggtttgttatttaatttgatagtgttgtgatttccttatattttgtgagcatcattagcacgagaataatattagggtcttgctgcttgtgtgagcataacacttgcaggttataacattatcatgggtgagtacaacttatggtaattaattgccctgttggatgccaagtgtgagaataacacaaggcagggtaggttacctcatgtctgatcaacatgagagaatagttgattatcgtatgtgagtataatgtgcggtatgagacttgatgtgtgcatgtgagaacagcatgcgttgtggatatatttatggaatgtgaattactgttgattaatataaaagagcaaattatgtcaagtaactagttaggagggttatgtcctacatagctcttcttactgggcgttagctcacgggtactctgtgtgcaggtaagggtaaggctaagcagtgagaatgaagagctcgaggcgtggaccgcatgttagggggctggcacagtattttgcttttaatgtttttaactgctaaacattttggaactattattttgacttaactagtttttatttaagtttacagtactaaaagtattttgttttaaataatgagatctcatgcttggatatttttcaataaagcagtatttgattgtctttatcttattaaattgttttatacggactatcctatgtgacatctcgggaaatcggggtgttacaatatggtaccagagcaatacggtcctaaagattgtggttagccctaacatgtaaagttcaccgccatgagacgagctcgactcactgtactgtaagtggttattacttataattaagtTGCCTTGAATTTCTGCATGCGAGAGGGTaacattattttcatgtaaaattgatgatcaaaatgatcttgatgtgtattggtttgtgtggttcaggagtttagaaatgcctcctagaaggtcagttagagtgggtcgaggtcgaggtcgaggtcgaggccaaggccaaggccgAGATGATGGAGGGATCAATGAACCACCTCAAGCACCACAGGGATGGGAAGAGCGCATTGCCGCACTGGAAGGAATCATTCATAGGCAGGATGAAGAACTTCGTCAGCTGAGACGTCAACCGGAGCCGCCTGTCCAAATAAGGCAGGATGCGTAAAATAGAGACCCACCGAGTTTGCGGTGGTATATCCTGCTATAGAGGCTAGACATGAGTTGTTAGCAGAGAGATTTCGGAAACAACACCCACCTGAGTTTGAGGGAGGCATAGACCCGGTAGTGGCTGAGGAGTGGATAAGTCGCATAGAAAGCATTTTGCAGATGCTAAGGGTGGATGGGAATGACCGAGTGAAGTGTGCATCTTACATGCTGAGGAAAGATGCTCGTATCTGgtgggaggtggtggaacaaacaAAGGATGTAGATACCATGAACTGGAACGATTTCAAAAGGGTCTttaatgagaagtattataactcAGCAGTTCTAACAGCAAAGGTCGATGAATTTACTGGGTTAGTCCAAGGGAGTCTTACTGTGactgagtatgcacaaaaatttgaTAGATTGGCGAAATTTGCTCCAGATCTGGTACCTACTGATAGAGTGCGAGCACATCGATTTGTGGAAGGCCTGAAACCAATGGTTGCTCGAGATGTGGAAATTGTGTCAAGGGGTCAATTCAGCTATGCTCAAGTTGTCGAAATGGCTCTTACAGCTGAGCGGATtgaaaacaaaatttggaaggaaaatgccgCCAGAGAGAATCTAAGAAAGGTGGAGCCAATTCTAATGACCACAAGAAAAGGGGATGTGACCGGTCCCGGCAGCCAAGTCAAGACAAGAGGTACAAAAGTGATAACGACCAACGATTTAATGGCAAGAAGTGGGCGAAATATTCCGTAATGCCCTAAATGTACCAAACGTCATCTCGGTGAGTGTCGCGCAAAAGCATGCTACAAATGTGGAAAAGAAGGACACATCAAACGCAATTGCCCACCGTGGGGACGGACCGGGAACAGAGCGTAACCCAAGAAAGATGACAAGTATGTTCCGGCCGCAGTTTTTGCCATCACTCAAGCGTGCCGAGGCCACTCCTTCTTGTATCGGGTCGTATTCCTATGGCCAACACCACTTGTAaagttttgtttgattctggtgcaactcattcctttattgctagcacaattgtaaatcatataaatgcaccgagtgaattatttactgtggggtttgggaccatgttaccatctggggaggttgtaatctctagaagttggcttaggggtatacctgtcaggatagatggtagagaattatttgtagacctgagtgtattagatttatttgattttgatgtaaTCTTGGGCATGGATTTTCTTACCAAATATGGAGCATCAATTGACTGCAAGCAAAAGAAAGTTGTTTTCACACCAGAAGATGGAGAGACTTTCGAGTTCAGGGGGGTAGGAAAGAAACCCCGCACTCCTATTATTTCGGCAATGAAGGCTGGGCAACTATTGCAGCGTGGGTTCTTAGGGTATTTAGTTAATGTGGTTGATGAcaccaagaaaattgaaagaaagccGGAGGAAACACGGGTAGTTGCTGAGTTTCTTGATGTATTTCCAGAGGAGTTACCCGGGTTACCACCACACAGAGAAATCGAATTTGTGATAGAATTAGTGCCCGAACAAAGACTAGCTTCCCGCGCACCATATAGGATGGCACCATCGAATTGAAAGAACTCAAAATACGGTTGGAAGAATTGCTTAAGTTAGGGTTTATCAGGACCTAGCTACTCTCCGTGGGGCGCACCCGCTctatttgttaaaaagaaagacggtactatgagaatgtgcatagatTACCGAGAATTGAACAAGGTGACTATAAAGAATCGGTACCCACTGCCGAGGATTGACGACTTGTTTGACCAGCTTCAAGGGAAAAAGgtgttttctaagattgatcttcgttcaGGGTATCATCAGCTAAGAATCAAAAATGAAGATATACCGAAGACAGGCTTCAGAACGAGATACGGGCATTATGAGTTCATggtgatgtcatttggacttACAAATGCCCCAGCAGCTTTTATGGACCTCATGAACCGAGTCTTCAAGGAATATCTGGATCAGTTTGTCATTGTATTCATAGATGATATATTGATTTATTCTAAGACAGAGGAGGAACATGAGGAGCACTTACGCTTGACCTTGCAGCGACTAAGAGAACATCAATTGTATGCCAAGTAcaaaaaatgtgagttctggttgtccgaggttgcATTTTTGGGCCACATTGTCACTAACGGGGGAATAAAAGTAGATCCTGCCAAGGTTGCCGCATGAAAGAATGGCCTAGACCAAAGACCGCCTCAGaggttcgaagctttttgggtttagcaggctattatagaaggtttgttgagggattctcaaagatagccacacccttaacagaattaactaggaagaatctaaaattttcctggtcagacaagtgtgagcaaagcttccaagagttgaagaatagacttatctcagcaccaatcctcagtttaccaatagaagagggacaatttgcggtatattgtgacgcatctaaacaagggttgggttgtgttctaatgcaagaagggaaggtaattgcttacgcttcaaggcaattaaaagaatacgaacagagatacccgacacatgacctagaattagccgcagtggtttttgcactaaaaatctggcgtcattatctctatggagtgaaatgtgaaatctacaccgatcataagagtttaaagtactttttcacccagagagagttaaacatgaggcagaggagatggttggagctagtcaaagactacgactgcgagataatgtaccatcccgtaaagccaatgtggtagcggatgcactCACCGTAGAGGTCCCGACTAGTTTCCACTTTACAAGGAGTATCAAGGGAATTAGAGGAAGACATGGAACGAGCTGGTATAGAGTTTATTACGGGGCAACTTGCAAAGGTCACACTTCAATCCactttgttagaaagaattaaggagGGGCGGACGACGTATCAAAAGCTCTGAACTAaagcaagaaattttgaatagtaacgccaaagattatgaaatatcagacacgggattaattcggttcaagggacgaatttatgtgcccgataatgatgagctcaagaaggggatattggtagaagctcatactacaccttattcagttcatcccgggaccactaaaatgtaccatgacctaaaagcattgtattggtggcctggtatgaaaaaggatgtagttgaatttgtggccaaatgcttaacatgtcaacaagttaaagcaGAGCATCAAAGACCAGCGGGATTGTTACAACCACTGAAGctccctgaatggaagtgggaagagatttccatggattttgtgactgGATTACCTAAGACTACAAAGCAACATGACGCCATTTGGGTAGTCGTCGATAGGTATACAAAATCGCCCATTTTCTACCAAGACGCATGACTTACTCCATGGACCATTTTGCCGAACTTTATGTGAATGAgattgtgagattacatgggGCACCGTATTCTATTGTTTGTGATCGAGATGGTCGGTTCACTTCGTCTTTGGGAAAGCTTACAGAGAGCAATGGGAACTCGATTGAAGTTCAAGACCGCATATCATCCAGAGACGGATGGTCGACCGAGAGAACAAATCGGATCTTGgaagatatgttgagggcatgtgtgatagatttccaaggatcatggagcaaataccgcctttgattgaattttcttacaacaacagcctATCGCCTACTATCGGGGTagcaccctatgagatgttgtatgggAGAAAATGCAGGTCTCCACTGCATTGGGATGAGTTGGGAGAGAACAAACTCCTAGGGCCAGATGCAGTTCAGCACACCAACGAAGCTATTCAGAAGATCAGGGCTAGAATGATCACAGCTCAGAGCAGACAGAAATCTTATGCAGACCTGAAGCGGAGAGACATTGAGTTCGAAGTGGGTGATCATGTGTTTCTTCGAGTGACACCACGAAAAGGACTCTCGGTGAAGAGATTTGGCAAGAGAGGGAAACTAAGTCCCAGATATGTTGGTCCATTTCAGATATTGGATAGAGTGGGCAGTGTAGCTTATAGAATAGCTTTACCGCCATCATTATCTGGGgtgcataatgtatttcatgtatctCAACTCCGGAAATATGTGTCAGACCCATCGCATGTTTTGAGCTATGAAACACTGGGTTTGCAGGAAGATTTGTCCTACAATGAACGTCCGGTGAAGATTCTTGATCAAAAGGATAGGATTTTGAGAAATAAGACAATTACCCTGGTGAAAGTCCTATGGAGAAACAGTGTGGTTGAGGAAGCTACTTGGGAGCTTGAATCTGATATGCGAGAACAATATCCAGAATTATTTGAGTAAAATTTCTGGacgaaattttcttttagagggggataattgtaatatccgctaaccccgaaagggtatttttgtaattttatttagctgagagtattttttttttatgttacatatttatggatttaaatatgtatgggattatttttatgatgatataata
This region of Cannabis sativa cultivar Pink pepper isolate KNU-18-1 chromosome 7, ASM2916894v1, whole genome shotgun sequence genomic DNA includes:
- the LOC133039740 gene encoding uncharacterized protein LOC133039740, with amino-acid sequence MTYSMDHFAELYVNEIVRLHGAPYSIVCDRDGRFTSSLGKLTESNGNSIEVQDRISSRDGWSPLHWDELGENKLLGPDAVQHTNEAIQKIRARMITAQSRQKSYADLKRRDIEFEVGDHVFLRVTPRKGLSVKRFGKRGKLSPRYVGPFQILDRVGSVAYRIALPPSLSGVHNVFHVSQLRKYVSDPSHVLSYETLGLQEDLSYNERPVKILDQKDRILRNKTITLVKVLWRNSVVEEATWELESDMREQYPELFE